The following are encoded together in the Theileria orientalis strain Shintoku DNA, chromosome 1, complete genome genome:
- a CDS encoding acylphosphatase, whose amino-acid sequence MTPVYKFKFQVRGKVQGVFFRKFTKLEADKLDIKGFVRNEEDGSVTGEGQTTDESKMNLFKEFLQKVGSPNSEIKSCTFTAEKNEPNYDYKEFTIER is encoded by the coding sequence ATGACTCCAGTATACAAGTTTAAGTTCCAGGTGCGCGGAAAAGTGCAGGGTGTGTTCTTTCGCAAGTTTACTAAGCTCGAAGCCGATAAGCTGGACATAAAGGGGTTCGTTAGGAACGAAGAGGACGGCAGTGTAACGGGCGAAGGACAAACGACGGATGAGTCAAAAATGAACCTGTTCAAGGAGTTTTTGCAAAAGGTCGGGTCCCCGAACTCCGAAATCAAATCTTGTACATTCACCGCCGAGAAGAATGAGCCAAATTACGACTACAAAGAGTTCACCATCGAGCGCTGA
- a CDS encoding protein tyrosine phosphatase: MVEHSYVLNKPTPIVYQRLRILILDAPTNANLHLYVNEMKEFGVAVLVRTCESNYNHNLVLENDISVRDLFFNDGDPPPPEVVTDWLLLVQKSLETNTAIAVHCVAGLGRAPVLACIALVEYGMQPLDAIYFVRERRKGAINRRQLEYLKMYKKQRRRTAKCLGCSSM, encoded by the coding sequence atGGTCGAGCACAGctatgttttaaacaagCCCACTCCGATAGTCTACCAGCGTCTTCGAATTCTCATTCTTGACGCTCCGACTAACGCGAACTTGCACTTATACGTAAACGAGATGAAGGAGTTCGGAGTGGCTGTTCTCGTTAGAACTTGTGAGTCTAACTATAATCACAATTTGGTTCTTGAGAATGACATTTCTGTACGCGATTTGTTCTTCAACGACGGTGACCCTCCGCCTCCGGAAGTTGTCACGGATTGGCTGCTTCTGGTTCAAAAGTCTCTTGAGACGAACACTGCTATCGCAGTACACTGTGTTGCAGGTCTCGGGAGGGCGCCCGTTCTCGCTTGTATTGCGCTTGTTGAGTATGGAATGCAGCCTCTGGACGCCATTTACTTTGTCAGAGAACGACGCAAGGGTGCCATCAACCGGAGACAGTTGGAGTACTTGAAGATGTACAAAAAGCAGCGTCGACGAACGGCCAAATGCTTGGGTTGTTCATCCATgtaa